One genomic window of Tenacibaculum tangerinum includes the following:
- a CDS encoding BLUF domain-containing protein has translation MIYQLTYTSKALGTISDKDIQDILYNSKVNNDTLKISGCLLFYNHKFYQILEGDEADVLHLFELIKKDERHSEVKIVGTSFTKKRLYKEWGMLYQPINRSFVTEQEIEQFKQNLLLLENFTETSTEAEIWFWREIKKGLLLKEVNSKEKAINR, from the coding sequence ATGATATATCAACTAACTTACACATCTAAAGCACTCGGTACTATTAGTGATAAAGACATTCAAGACATCTTATATAACAGTAAAGTAAACAATGATACGTTAAAAATTTCTGGATGTTTGTTGTTTTACAATCATAAGTTTTATCAAATTTTAGAAGGAGATGAGGCAGATGTATTGCACTTGTTTGAATTAATAAAAAAAGATGAAAGACATTCCGAAGTTAAAATAGTTGGAACAAGTTTTACAAAAAAAAGACTTTATAAGGAATGGGGAATGTTGTACCAACCCATAAATAGAAGTTTTGTTACAGAACAAGAAATAGAACAATTTAAGCAAAACTTATTACTGCTTGAAAATTTTACAGAAACAAGTACCGAAGCAGAAATATGGTTTTGGAGAGAGATAAAAAAGGGCTTATTACTCAAAGAAGTAAATTCAAAAGAAAAAGCTATCAACCGATAG
- a CDS encoding ferritin-like domain-containing protein, whose product MGIFSESTENKFNDLLEKAYDAEKGFKKAAENVENSSLQRFFNQKAEERQVFRSELRNELRSNGLEINEEDGSVAGTIHRAWMDTKAFFSFDNEESMLEEVRNGEKAALEDYEDLLEDNNLPTSTVNVLRKQRNAIESSYNRADYLEDIR is encoded by the coding sequence ATGGGAATTTTTTCAGAAAGTACAGAAAACAAGTTTAACGATTTATTAGAAAAGGCATACGATGCAGAAAAGGGATTTAAAAAAGCTGCTGAAAATGTAGAAAATTCTTCCCTACAAAGATTCTTTAATCAAAAGGCTGAAGAGCGTCAAGTTTTCAGATCTGAATTAAGAAATGAATTGAGATCTAATGGTTTGGAAATTAATGAAGAAGATGGTAGTGTAGCTGGTACTATTCACAGAGCTTGGATGGATACCAAAGCTTTCTTTTCTTTCGACAACGAAGAATCGATGTTAGAGGAAGTAAGAAACGGTGAAAAAGCAGCATTAGAAGATTATGAAGATCTTTTAGAAGACAACAACTTGCCTACAAGTACAGTAAACGTTTTGCGTAAGCAGCGAAATGCTATTGAAAGCAGTTACAATAGAGCAGACTATTTAGAAGATATTAGATAG
- a CDS encoding pyridoxamine 5'-phosphate oxidase family protein, whose translation MEKIDDLAGSNAVEKIQSILINNPTCMLVSSLDMSNPSVCPMTVKTIEDEGAIWFLSDKHSEHYKNIREGGKVLLIFANNTDEEYLSISGDGMHYDEKKVIDALWDEQDAQWYENGRETDCIVALKVVISDAYYWDTTEQKTVKV comes from the coding sequence ATGGAAAAAATTGATGACTTGGCTGGTAGCAATGCTGTAGAAAAAATTCAAAGTATTTTAATTAATAACCCAACATGTATGTTGGTTAGCTCTTTAGATATGTCGAATCCTTCTGTGTGCCCAATGACCGTAAAAACGATAGAAGATGAAGGGGCTATTTGGTTTTTGTCAGACAAACATTCAGAGCATTACAAGAACATACGAGAAGGAGGTAAGGTACTGTTGATATTTGCTAACAATACCGATGAAGAATACTTGTCTATAAGCGGAGATGGTATGCATTATGATGAAAAGAAAGTTATAGATGCACTGTGGGATGAGCAAGATGCACAGTGGTATGAGAATGGTAGAGAGACCGACTGTATAGTGGCTTTAAAAGTAGTAATTAGCGATGCGTATTATTGGGATACTACCGAACAGAAAACAGTAAAAGTATAG
- a CDS encoding TIGR03915 family putative DNA repair protein, translated as MYSSSIFFKKNIEKDYSNDTVLKIAKLRKSVGREKHRMEAFVRFKLTKDNIYFANIEPDFNVLPLIAKHFKSRYADQKWLIYDIKRKYGLFYNLDSVEIIELEFDKSFDFSKTSDKIFTVEELEFQQLWKDYFKSTNIASRKNTKLHTQHVPKRYWKYLSEKQ; from the coding sequence ATATATTCGTCAAGTATTTTCTTCAAAAAAAACATAGAAAAAGATTATTCAAACGATACCGTTTTAAAAATTGCGAAACTTAGAAAAAGTGTAGGACGAGAAAAACACAGAATGGAAGCTTTTGTACGGTTTAAACTTACGAAAGACAACATTTATTTTGCCAATATTGAACCCGATTTTAATGTACTTCCTTTAATTGCCAAGCATTTTAAAAGCAGGTATGCCGACCAAAAGTGGCTGATTTATGACATAAAAAGAAAGTATGGTCTTTTTTATAATTTAGATAGCGTTGAAATTATAGAACTTGAATTCGATAAAAGTTTTGACTTTAGTAAAACGTCTGATAAAATTTTTACTGTAGAAGAGTTAGAGTTTCAACAACTTTGGAAAGATTATTTTAAAAGCACGAACATTGCATCTCGTAAAAACACAAAGTTACACACGCAACATGTACCGAAACGTTACTGGAAATATTTAAGCGAAAAGCAATAA
- a CDS encoding putative DNA modification/repair radical SAM protein — MSFSRIQEKLKILADAAKYDVSCSSSGSKRANKNKGLGDSSGMGICHTYTEDGRCVSLLKILLTNFCIYDCAYCVTRKSNDIKRAAFTVQEVVDLTINFYRRNYIEGLFLSSGIFKNADYTMERLVAIAKKLRLEENFNGYIHLKSIPGASDELMREAGLYADRLSVNIEIPTKSGLKLLAPDKNHHDFIKPMTKVKNEIIKYKSEKKLIKSTPKYAPGGQSTQMIIGASGESDFQIMATSNHFYKNYNLKRVYYSGYVPISYDNRLPQIGTEVPMLRENRLYQTDWLMRFYGFEFNEILNTQHQNLDLDVDPKLSWALRNIHLFPVNINTADKRLLLRVPGLGLTSVNKIVNARKFRQLNFEHLKKLGVALNRAKYFIECASMYGYTHQNLTPLQIKTNILNNSTSKFRKTISPQLTLFS, encoded by the coding sequence ATGTCTTTTTCTCGAATTCAAGAAAAATTAAAAATATTAGCAGATGCCGCCAAGTACGATGTTTCGTGCTCTTCAAGCGGTAGTAAACGCGCTAACAAAAATAAGGGTTTGGGTGATTCTTCGGGCATGGGAATTTGCCACACCTATACCGAGGATGGAAGATGTGTTTCTTTATTAAAAATATTATTAACCAACTTTTGCATTTACGACTGTGCTTATTGCGTAACTAGGAAGAGTAACGACATAAAAAGAGCGGCATTTACGGTACAAGAAGTCGTAGACCTTACGATTAATTTTTACCGCAGAAATTATATTGAAGGCTTGTTTTTAAGTTCGGGTATTTTTAAAAATGCCGATTATACCATGGAACGCCTGGTTGCCATTGCTAAAAAATTACGATTAGAAGAAAACTTTAACGGTTATATTCACTTAAAATCCATTCCTGGTGCTTCTGACGAATTGATGCGAGAAGCAGGGTTGTATGCTGATAGACTGAGTGTAAATATCGAAATTCCTACAAAATCTGGATTAAAGTTATTGGCTCCTGATAAAAATCACCACGATTTTATAAAACCAATGACGAAGGTTAAAAATGAAATTATAAAGTACAAATCTGAAAAGAAACTAATTAAAAGTACTCCTAAATACGCTCCTGGTGGTCAGAGTACACAAATGATTATTGGTGCGAGTGGCGAAAGTGATTTTCAGATCATGGCAACCTCTAATCACTTTTACAAAAATTACAATTTAAAGCGTGTGTACTATTCTGGATATGTGCCTATAAGTTATGATAATAGGTTGCCTCAAATTGGCACAGAAGTGCCTATGCTTAGAGAAAATCGACTTTATCAAACCGATTGGCTGATGCGTTTTTACGGTTTTGAGTTCAATGAAATTTTAAATACGCAGCATCAAAACTTAGATTTAGATGTAGACCCTAAACTCAGTTGGGCTTTGCGCAACATTCATTTGTTTCCTGTAAATATTAATACGGCAGACAAACGCTTGTTACTACGTGTACCCGGGCTTGGGCTTACTTCGGTAAATAAAATTGTAAACGCTAGAAAATTTAGACAACTAAATTTCGAACATCTTAAAAAATTAGGCGTGGCGCTTAACAGGGCTAAATATTTTATAGAATGTGCTTCTATGTATGGGTACACACATCAAAACCTAACCCCACTGCAAATAAAAACCAACATTCTTAACAACTCTACAAGTAAGTTTCGCAAAACTATAAGCCCTCAACTAACGTTATTCAGTTAA
- a CDS encoding arsenate reductase family protein: MGVLAKDNRQLLYIYSSKSVFGKEMLAYANSIDKRIQAIDICEESISQTVWLEIAEMVGVTLGELFSPEHPDAKNVGDVSDFIVEDWLKIIEHTPSLLQHPIAINCNKAVSIKQKSDMMIFSEELNN; this comes from the coding sequence ATGGGAGTCTTAGCGAAAGATAACAGACAGCTATTGTACATTTACTCTTCTAAATCTGTATTCGGAAAAGAAATGTTAGCCTATGCTAATAGTATCGACAAACGCATACAAGCTATTGATATTTGTGAGGAAAGCATTTCTCAAACAGTATGGCTAGAAATTGCCGAAATGGTAGGAGTTACACTAGGCGAACTTTTTTCTCCTGAACACCCAGATGCTAAGAACGTGGGAGATGTGAGTGATTTTATTGTAGAAGATTGGTTAAAAATCATTGAGCATACTCCTAGCCTATTACAACATCCGATTGCTATTAATTGCAACAAAGCTGTGAGCATTAAACAAAAATCGGATATGATGATTTTTTCTGAAGAATTAAATAATTAA
- a CDS encoding helix-turn-helix domain-containing protein, whose amino-acid sequence MINIHIEDDNQDAIITSFAETLNIPIDSKSSNFSKLCFPESLGNGCIQQHNYKSGVSVLDVRLKLKEEMSLLFEQGVSHPLKIIINKKARLKHQFHDNKDAAYLNEQGSVALASIAKQNHTIFLPKNQYISLLSIRIDRKSFESYLENHLEEMDKNLSTLLRDVNGVNPYFHEGYYNYQTSEILDKYFNSNFSNIVETLYLEGLTYQLISLQFEAISTNSKLSDDQKRMSKTLQEKILKAARIIKSDIAHFTTVANLSDEINLSVKKTQQGFNELFGMSVLEYVTNYRVEKTKELLLETDLTISEISYQLGISSPGYLSKIFKRTVGVSPLEYRKVK is encoded by the coding sequence ATGATAAATATTCATATTGAAGACGACAACCAAGATGCCATAATTACGAGCTTTGCCGAAACGCTCAATATACCAATCGATTCAAAATCAAGCAATTTCTCTAAGCTGTGTTTTCCTGAATCTTTGGGTAATGGTTGTATACAACAGCACAATTATAAATCAGGAGTTTCTGTACTCGACGTTCGTTTGAAGCTCAAAGAAGAAATGAGCCTGCTATTTGAGCAAGGGGTATCGCATCCGCTAAAAATAATAATTAATAAAAAAGCACGTCTTAAGCATCAATTTCATGATAACAAAGATGCCGCATATTTAAACGAGCAAGGTTCTGTTGCCCTTGCCAGTATTGCAAAGCAAAATCATACCATATTTTTACCTAAAAACCAGTACATCTCGTTACTTAGCATTCGAATTGATCGTAAAAGTTTTGAAAGCTATCTTGAAAATCATTTAGAGGAAATGGACAAAAATTTGTCGACCCTATTAAGAGATGTCAATGGGGTGAACCCGTATTTTCATGAAGGCTATTACAATTACCAAACATCAGAAATTTTAGACAAGTACTTTAATAGTAATTTCAGCAATATTGTAGAGACGTTGTATTTAGAAGGATTAACCTACCAACTCATTAGCTTGCAATTTGAGGCCATATCTACCAACTCAAAACTATCTGACGATCAAAAACGCATGTCGAAAACCCTTCAAGAAAAGATTTTAAAAGCTGCGAGAATTATAAAATCTGACATTGCGCACTTTACTACTGTAGCAAACTTAAGCGATGAAATTAATTTAAGCGTAAAAAAAACACAACAAGGGTTTAATGAATTGTTTGGAATGTCGGTGTTAGAATATGTAACAAATTACCGAGTTGAAAAAACCAAAGAACTCTTGTTAGAAACTGATTTAACGATTTCAGAAATTAGCTATCAATTAGGTATTTCTTCTCCTGGCTATTTGTCTAAAATATTTAAGCGAACAGTAGGAGTATCTCCTTTAGAATACCGCAAAGTAAAATAA
- a CDS encoding DUF1328 domain-containing protein, whose product MLRWTIIFVVVAIIAGVLGFTGIAGAATGIAKILFFVFLVLFIISLIRGGAKKI is encoded by the coding sequence ATGTTACGTTGGACAATTATTTTTGTAGTAGTGGCTATTATAGCTGGAGTTTTAGGATTTACTGGAATCGCTGGAGCAGCAACAGGAATTGCTAAAATCTTATTTTTCGTATTTTTAGTGTTGTTTATTATTTCACTAATTAGAGGAGGAGCAAAAAAAATATAA
- a CDS encoding HU family DNA-binding protein has product MKYYLTENRLTEETNYVARVLTTRTINQDELIEKMLSKRNLVSKTDIVAVLNSYYEEIIESIEEGDNINLPLVNIGYSISGVFETEEDSFNADIHKLHVNLNGGKLINEIKESIPLQKITAPLTNTFITNCKDITSKTTNTTITSNGLFELNGVRLKIDGDQEEVGLYFVAPDGTETKVQYLAQNSFKKVIGQAPVLAAGAYKIRIKTQATNTSGLFLKDIRISDATFTVTAA; this is encoded by the coding sequence ATGAAGTATTATTTAACAGAAAACAGACTCACAGAAGAAACCAACTATGTAGCACGTGTGCTCACCACACGTACCATTAACCAAGACGAGCTTATCGAAAAGATGCTAAGCAAACGTAATTTGGTAAGCAAAACCGATATCGTAGCCGTACTCAATTCGTATTACGAAGAAATTATTGAGTCGATAGAAGAAGGCGACAATATTAACTTACCCCTCGTAAACATTGGGTATTCGATTTCGGGAGTCTTTGAAACAGAAGAAGACAGTTTTAATGCCGACATTCATAAGCTGCATGTAAACTTAAACGGAGGAAAGTTAATTAACGAAATAAAAGAAAGTATTCCGTTACAAAAAATAACGGCGCCTTTAACCAATACCTTTATTACGAATTGTAAAGATATTACCAGCAAAACTACCAATACTACGATTACCTCTAATGGACTATTTGAGCTTAACGGAGTGCGCTTAAAGATAGATGGCGATCAAGAAGAGGTAGGCTTGTATTTTGTTGCTCCCGACGGCACCGAAACCAAAGTGCAGTACTTGGCTCAAAACAGTTTTAAAAAAGTAATTGGGCAAGCACCCGTCTTAGCAGCTGGTGCGTATAAAATTCGTATTAAAACACAAGCCACAAACACTTCTGGACTCTTTTTAAAAGATATCCGTATATCAGACGCTACGTTTACCGTAACAGCCGCCTAA
- a CDS encoding N-6 DNA methylase produces MNISQKLDKGFKVLGFDQEKNDCLFLCQDLNSVDDLELKIHLEKAKIFNADAVFFRKELDRFKPQVYLYDFTNQLFNQNDLTDIQKKIWSNGSVPIACAFYDTEIKILDCTQHIKKNNTPVYLADLEIVSNVHQLYNEQFAVKIKTGAFWEEIENKNKFKFNTSAYDILIEWIKEIIKQSSSFKNVSQNKIIKKVIIQSIMIKYLEERKDEKGNSPFNKKYVRKYDNAQDFVEVLEKNKLVDLLEDLQKDLNGNLFEWSEDEKEIIKTMNLSCLSEALKAYKRPEEINNNVFELIRFYEFSYIPVELISRIYEEFLAGDSDVNLTQKNKKQKEGIFYTPSHLAQLLVDESMPLKDYNKVELSNYKVLDPACGSGIFLVLAYKRLVQWWKLQNNMQKNLNLLI; encoded by the coding sequence ATGAATATATCACAAAAATTAGACAAAGGTTTTAAAGTTCTTGGTTTTGACCAAGAGAAAAATGATTGCCTTTTTTTGTGTCAAGATTTAAATTCAGTAGATGACTTAGAGTTAAAAATTCATTTAGAAAAAGCAAAGATTTTTAATGCGGATGCAGTTTTTTTCAGGAAAGAGCTTGATAGGTTTAAACCTCAAGTTTATTTGTATGATTTTACAAATCAACTCTTCAATCAAAACGATTTAACGGATATTCAAAAAAAAATATGGAGTAATGGTAGTGTTCCCATAGCGTGTGCTTTTTATGATACCGAAATTAAAATTCTTGATTGTACTCAGCATATAAAAAAAAATAATACTCCTGTATACCTTGCTGATTTAGAAATTGTTTCAAATGTACATCAATTATATAATGAACAGTTTGCTGTAAAGATTAAAACGGGGGCATTTTGGGAAGAAATAGAAAACAAAAATAAGTTCAAGTTTAATACTTCTGCTTATGATATTTTAATAGAATGGATTAAGGAAATAATTAAACAAAGTTCTAGCTTTAAGAATGTTTCTCAGAATAAAATAATTAAAAAAGTCATTATCCAATCGATAATGATTAAGTATTTAGAAGAAAGAAAAGATGAAAAAGGTAATAGTCCTTTCAATAAAAAATATGTAAGAAAGTACGATAACGCTCAAGATTTTGTAGAGGTTTTAGAGAAAAATAAATTAGTAGATTTATTAGAAGATTTACAAAAGGATTTAAATGGTAATTTATTTGAATGGTCGGAAGATGAAAAAGAAATTATAAAGACAATGAACCTGTCTTGTTTGTCTGAAGCACTTAAAGCTTATAAGAGACCAGAGGAAATCAATAATAATGTTTTTGAGTTAATAAGATTTTATGAGTTTAGCTATATTCCTGTAGAATTGATAAGTAGAATTTATGAAGAATTCTTAGCTGGGGATTCTGATGTTAATTTAACTCAAAAGAATAAAAAGCAGAAGGAGGGGATTTTTTACACACCTTCTCATCTTGCTCAACTATTAGTAGATGAGTCTATGCCTCTTAAAGATTATAACAAAGTAGAATTGTCTAATTATAAGGTTTTAGATCCTGCATGTGGGTCTGGAATTTTTCTTGTTTTAGCATATAAAAGATTAGTTCAGTGGTGGAAGCTTCAGAACAATATGCAAAAAAACCTAAACCTTCTGATTTGA
- a CDS encoding Eco57I restriction-modification methylase domain-containing protein has product MVEASEQYAKKPKPSDLNKLLSCIYGVDKEEQATKLTAFSLCLALCDTLSPMQVISELKFVDLTKNNILYTDFFIDELILPKEEEKLKEYSRQIENFNKVKSLKFSLIVGNPPFARSGKKIEGRKDFWDINYNNKRTKIPSNQIALKFLWKSTGMLKEDGLQCLILKASSFLYNPTSFDFKKLFFSIFNVAQIFDFTPLARNKSLWDNGADVDTIALFTKNTVPETTKNILHAIFRRTKVNRERILFEIDDADLNYISRNQAINNPFIWKANLVGGGRVSVIVDKLTKKDTLLDFLENNGLVAFEGEGGAKSLNNEAFHSDYIDDSFSNELYKKSFKNLENTKFHPPNFLVKENISLPFALNKKKIPFSNEVICISGKEDRLNELEIIKDFFVSNEEFIKFFLLATSGKALVYKNTSFKKDDLLRVPFFYELQSLLNEFDIKIISDVNNYFQFFLRNGEKSKAVQRISKNEIQSVILSYGNEFSKILNLLYQEKDNQFRLSKVNSFLGGAYLMCVFEYDDDNKEVSFTTNQVEYLQSLTEFEITKHLSSKRIIRLYNIKDTIIIIKPNQYRYWMSLSAYRDADKSIFDLTKMGY; this is encoded by the coding sequence GTGGTGGAAGCTTCAGAACAATATGCAAAAAAACCTAAACCTTCTGATTTGAACAAACTTTTATCTTGCATTTATGGGGTCGATAAAGAAGAACAAGCAACGAAGTTAACTGCTTTTAGTTTGTGTTTAGCTCTTTGTGATACTTTAAGTCCTATGCAAGTAATTTCTGAATTAAAATTTGTTGATTTAACTAAAAATAATATACTATACACTGATTTTTTTATAGATGAACTAATTCTCCCAAAAGAAGAAGAAAAATTAAAAGAGTATTCAAGACAAATAGAGAATTTTAATAAAGTTAAATCACTTAAATTTTCATTAATCGTAGGTAACCCTCCGTTTGCCAGGAGTGGTAAGAAAATTGAAGGCAGGAAAGATTTTTGGGATATAAATTATAACAACAAAAGAACGAAAATACCTTCTAACCAAATAGCTTTGAAGTTTTTGTGGAAATCGACTGGAATGTTAAAGGAAGATGGGCTACAATGTTTGATACTAAAGGCTTCAAGTTTTTTGTATAATCCTACATCTTTTGATTTTAAAAAGCTTTTCTTTTCTATATTTAATGTAGCACAGATATTTGATTTTACTCCACTAGCAAGAAATAAAAGTTTATGGGATAATGGTGCCGATGTAGATACGATTGCTTTGTTCACAAAAAATACTGTACCAGAAACTACCAAGAATATTTTACATGCTATTTTTAGAAGAACGAAAGTAAATAGAGAAAGGATTTTATTTGAGATTGACGATGCTGACTTGAATTACATTTCGAGAAATCAAGCAATAAATAATCCGTTTATTTGGAAAGCTAACTTAGTTGGTGGAGGAAGAGTTTCTGTTATAGTTGACAAATTAACAAAAAAAGATACTCTTTTAGATTTTTTAGAAAATAATGGTTTAGTCGCCTTTGAAGGAGAAGGTGGTGCTAAAAGTTTGAACAATGAAGCTTTTCATTCTGATTATATTGACGATTCATTTTCAAATGAGCTTTATAAAAAGTCTTTTAAAAATTTAGAGAATACTAAATTTCACCCACCTAACTTTTTAGTAAAAGAAAATATTTCTCTTCCATTTGCCTTGAATAAAAAAAAGATTCCATTTTCAAATGAAGTAATTTGTATTTCAGGTAAAGAAGATAGATTAAACGAATTGGAAATAATTAAAGATTTTTTTGTGTCTAACGAAGAGTTTATAAAATTTTTTCTTTTAGCAACAAGTGGAAAAGCTTTAGTTTACAAAAACACATCTTTCAAAAAAGATGATTTGCTGAGGGTGCCTTTTTTTTATGAATTACAGAGTTTGTTGAATGAGTTTGATATTAAAATAATTAGCGATGTAAATAATTATTTTCAATTTTTCTTAAGAAATGGAGAGAAATCTAAGGCGGTTCAGAGAATTTCAAAAAATGAAATTCAAAGTGTAATTTTAAGTTATGGTAACGAATTCTCAAAGATTTTAAATCTGCTTTATCAAGAAAAAGATAACCAATTTCGATTATCTAAAGTTAATTCATTTTTAGGAGGTGCTTATTTGATGTGTGTATTTGAATATGATGATGATAATAAAGAAGTTTCTTTTACTACTAATCAAGTGGAATACTTACAATCTTTAACTGAATTTGAAATAACAAAGCACCTTAGTTCTAAAAGAATCATTAGGCTTTATAATATAAAAGATACAATTATCATTATTAAACCTAATCAATATAGATATTGGATGTCTCTTTCGGCATATAGAGATGCGGATAAATCAATCTTTGATTTAACTAAAATGGGTTATTAA
- a CDS encoding Fic family protein — translation MDLAKIEEGKKQFETTPVSAKLLSSLRKSARLVATHYSTQIEGNRLTMEEVTQVVDKNIGGLPGRERDEKEVRNYYLALEYVDANYTKILTEKILQTIHGLVLYGKKKPTLYRDGQNVIKDGFSNAIVYMPPEASDVSMMMQDLIVWINDKLQEEKIPVPIIAALAHYQFATIHPYYDGNGRTARLLTNYILHHGGYGLKGIYSLEEYYAKHIHGYYDALAVEDIPNYYMGREQADLTDFLEYFTKGMAIAFTNIIENSKKQNPVISNDNSKLLRELSAKQRMSLGLFLQQKEITTNDLAIHLGVSKRSAAILIKKWLGSDFLIIGNSSKKARTYLLHHKWEKLI, via the coding sequence ATGGATTTAGCTAAAATAGAGGAAGGTAAAAAACAGTTTGAAACTACCCCTGTAAGTGCTAAATTATTAAGTTCTTTAAGAAAATCAGCACGACTTGTTGCTACACATTATTCTACTCAAATTGAAGGAAACCGACTAACAATGGAAGAAGTAACTCAAGTAGTAGATAAAAATATCGGCGGTTTACCAGGGAGAGAAAGAGACGAAAAAGAAGTTAGGAATTATTATTTGGCATTAGAATACGTAGATGCTAATTATACTAAAATCTTAACTGAGAAAATTTTGCAAACTATACACGGTTTAGTTTTATATGGTAAAAAGAAACCTACTTTATATAGAGATGGTCAAAATGTAATAAAAGACGGTTTTTCAAATGCTATAGTTTATATGCCTCCAGAAGCATCTGATGTTTCTATGATGATGCAGGATTTAATAGTTTGGATTAATGATAAATTACAAGAAGAAAAAATTCCTGTACCAATTATAGCTGCCTTGGCTCATTATCAATTTGCCACAATTCATCCTTATTATGATGGTAATGGACGTACTGCTCGTTTACTTACAAACTATATACTTCATCATGGAGGATATGGATTAAAGGGAATTTACTCCTTGGAAGAATATTATGCTAAACACATTCATGGATATTATGATGCTTTAGCAGTGGAAGATATTCCTAATTATTATATGGGCCGTGAACAAGCCGATTTAACTGATTTCCTCGAATATTTTACAAAAGGAATGGCTATTGCTTTTACCAATATTATAGAGAATTCTAAAAAACAGAATCCTGTTATATCAAATGATAATTCCAAACTATTAAGAGAATTATCTGCTAAACAGCGAATGTCTTTAGGTCTATTTTTGCAACAAAAAGAAATTACTACTAATGATTTAGCGATTCATTTAGGTGTTTCTAAAAGAAGTGCTGCCATTTTGATAAAAAAATGGTTAGGAAGTGATTTTCTTATAATTGGTAACTCCTCAAAAAAAGCTAGAACATATTTACTTCATCATAAATGGGAAAAATTAATTTAA
- a CDS encoding tyrosine-type recombinase/integrase — translation MTPKGIKTIKLFEYGNTLVEHYENLKLYGRAKSYKQALSAFKKYTNCKEDITFVEITGKVLEQWKVNMMNKPMKDTSYNAYLKGLRAVINHGIKDHKLPKDGNYGFQYFTVGTPQPTQKRAIHLEQIKALFEYLLEKDTSLWHSQQQAIFMFNTNGINFRDLAYLRMNQIIGDFDRIKYTRAKNHKNFDIVIAGKSKEILQYYSQGKKLNSNELVFPILLQQILGLGKKEVTLYESRSDVFNNNLKKIASLAGIDTNLTSYVLRHSFATALKHSGTNISYISEALGHDSSKTTQVYLDSFETEDNDNITRSVAF, via the coding sequence ATGACTCCTAAAGGTATTAAAACCATTAAGCTTTTTGAATATGGTAATACTTTGGTCGAACACTATGAAAATTTAAAACTCTATGGTAGAGCTAAATCCTACAAGCAAGCTCTTAGCGCATTTAAAAAATACACGAATTGTAAAGAAGACATCACTTTTGTAGAAATCACTGGAAAAGTCTTGGAGCAATGGAAAGTAAACATGATGAATAAACCTATGAAAGACACTTCGTACAATGCTTATTTAAAAGGCTTGCGTGCAGTAATCAATCATGGCATTAAAGATCATAAACTTCCAAAAGATGGAAATTATGGATTTCAGTATTTTACGGTGGGTACGCCTCAACCAACACAAAAAAGAGCTATTCATTTAGAACAAATCAAAGCTTTATTTGAATATCTTTTAGAAAAAGATACTTCTTTATGGCACTCTCAACAACAGGCTATTTTTATGTTCAATACCAATGGTATTAATTTTCGAGATTTAGCTTATTTAAGAATGAATCAGATTATTGGAGATTTTGACCGTATAAAATATACAAGAGCTAAAAACCATAAAAATTTTGATATTGTCATTGCAGGTAAATCAAAGGAAATATTACAATACTATTCACAAGGAAAAAAACTAAACTCTAACGAACTGGTCTTCCCTATTCTACTACAACAAATTTTAGGATTAGGCAAAAAAGAGGTTACTCTTTATGAAAGTCGTAGTGATGTTTTTAACAATAACCTCAAAAAAATTGCATCCTTGGCTGGAATTGACACTAATCTTACTAGCTATGTTCTTAGACATTCTTTCGCTACTGCTTTAAAACACTCAGGAACAAACATTTCATATATCTCCGAAGCTTTAGGTCATGATTCTTCTAAAACAACACAAGTATATTTAGATAGCTTTGAAACTGAGGACAATGATAATATTACTAGATCTGTGGCTTTTTAA